ATTCATCCCTTCGTCAACGATTAGAACTTTAGGATCGTGAACCAGAGCCGATATTATTGCCACCTTCTGTTTGTTTCCAAAGGATAGAGAACCAATAAACTCGTTGAGATAATCCTTTATTGAAAATGCGTCTATCAACGCGTTGAGCCTTCTCGCATATGAATCAACAGGGATGTGCCTCACTGATCCCACAAAATCAAAAAGCTCTAAAGGGGTCATAGATTCATAAAGAACTGGAGTTTCCGGAATATAGCCGGCAATTTCCTTTATCTTCATCTGATCCTTATCTACATCCAGTCCGCATACTGATACTCTTCCGCTTTTCTTTGATAGCAGGGATACCAGTATCTTCATAAGAGTCGTCTTTCCAGACCCGTTTGGACCAAGTATGCCATATATTGATCCAGAAGGTATAGTTAAATTTACACCTTTTAAAGCTGGTTTTTCACCGTAATACATGTAGAGATCCTCTATCTCAATTGCACAGTTCATACTATCATTTCGTAAATCATTATTAAATTCAGATTAATTAACGAAACTATTTACGAATAGTTTCACGAAAGAGTTATTGCGATATGACTCTATAAGAGAGAAAGCATCGCTTCTGTCGATATATTAATAGTTTACATTTAACTTGACATCATATTTTAACTATGTTTTATCTAATGCCTTTAGAGATTTGATTCCTTACCATCTGCTTTCAAAATCCACTCCACATATCCTTAACGAATCTTTTTCACCATCTTAGTTCCGTATAGTAAAAATTGATTATGCTGAGAGTTTTTTGCTTGATCTTGATGATGTTATTGAAAGATAAACTTATGTTTTACGCCCAAAAAGTATGCATAATCTACGTGATGCTATTACATTACTTTATCTACAAATAAAATAAATAGATCAACAAAGGACTGGTAATGTGGCTGTATTGAAATGAATATAGTCCTCAGAATTTAAAAGTTTGATGTCGAAATTTAGAAATATGGTGCAGATAAAGACCTTCGGTAAGATTGAACTAAATTATAGATATATGCAGGAAGTAGTGAAACGCGAATCCTACAAAGAAAGTTATCGCAGCTGCTAGCAAAGCCAGCGAAGATGCACGGATCGCCATTTTCATAACCCTTACGTTAACTGATAGCGCAACCATTGCGTTTGCTATACCCTGAACTATAAACACAAGGATTATAGAGAGGATCAGAGCCAAGTACTTATGCAAAAACACAAATGGAAGGATCGGAACTGCTGATCCGAGTATGTATGATAGCCCTACATAAAGAGCA
This genomic stretch from Thermoplasma volcanium GSS1 harbors:
- a CDS encoding ABC transporter ATP-binding protein, with the protein product MNCAIEIEDLYMYYGEKPALKGVNLTIPSGSIYGILGPNGSGKTTLMKILVSLLSKKSGRVSVCGLDVDKDQMKIKEIAGYIPETPVLYESMTPLELFDFVGSVRHIPVDSYARRLNALIDAFSIKDYLNEFIGSLSFGNKQKVAIISALVHDPKVLIVDEGMNGLDPRSARIFKDILMDMKNRGKIVVFSTHILEIAENLCDSVAILYEGSIVANGTIRDLESSAPENSQNLEDIFLKLTNSEDLGDVVKSLRGEVGD